The Oscillatoria acuminata PCC 6304 genomic interval GAGGACAAAATCGAACTGAAAGGGTCGTTTTGCCTAGAGACTTGCAGTGTGGGAATTGTGATGAAATTTAAGGAGAAGGTGTTCACCAAAATTAATCCAGAGAATATCGAGACCAAATTCCAAGAAGAAATTTTACCCAGTATTTTAGCAGTGGTT includes:
- a CDS encoding (2Fe-2S) ferredoxin domain-containing protein, which codes for MTKENLYLCMGSACHQLGVYEVLPQLQELITRYDLEDKIELKGSFCLETCSVGIVMKFKEKVFTKINPENIETKFQEEILPSILAVVQ